One window of Catonella massiliensis genomic DNA carries:
- a CDS encoding ABC transporter ATP-binding protein → MKKKDDLIQRLLAFAGKKRWLLTVSHILSGISALFILIPYVCVYFAAKEMVAVFTGSPLNVNALMCWGGYALAAELIGLIIYFACLLCSHTAAFQMEKNLKMAALQHLAKMPMGYFDANPSGKLRKIIDENSTQAESYVGHQLPDLVGAYVTMIASLVLMLCFDWHIGLPLLLLFGIGFMLQFMLMGKDSMKFMQNYQDSLETMNHEAVEYIRGISVVKVFGQTVQSFTKFNRAIKDYSDNAMAFTMACRTGVVAFTAVINSPFLVLIPAAVLSGVFSDNMVHFTENFLFYLIFTPACGVMLNKIMYMSNYKMQAQESMRRIDMILNAEQQSEAENPKQKTGNDIVFENVTFSYENALNPAVKNLGFVVKEGTTTALVGPSGCGKSTTASLIPRFYDVTEGEIKIGGVDVRELSQADLMKNVAFVFQNPKLFKESLLDNICAGRRDANREEALHAAHLAQCDDILANFPDGIDAVVGSKGVYLSGGEVQRIAIARAILKDAPIIVLDEATAFADPENEVQIQKALTELTEGKTVIMIAHRLSAIQGVDQILVMKDGELAEQGNHTALLEKDGIYAHMWKDYIKTTKWHVGNEVMTC, encoded by the coding sequence ATGAAGAAAAAAGATGATCTAATCCAGAGGCTCTTGGCATTCGCAGGGAAAAAACGCTGGTTATTAACGGTATCTCATATACTATCTGGAATAAGTGCATTGTTCATTTTAATTCCATATGTATGTGTGTATTTTGCCGCAAAAGAGATGGTAGCAGTATTTACTGGGAGTCCGCTGAATGTGAATGCATTAATGTGCTGGGGAGGTTATGCACTGGCAGCAGAATTAATAGGATTGATAATTTATTTTGCATGCTTACTGTGTTCTCATACAGCAGCATTCCAAATGGAGAAAAATCTGAAAATGGCAGCGTTGCAGCATCTTGCTAAAATGCCGATGGGCTATTTTGATGCAAATCCAAGTGGAAAATTAAGAAAAATTATTGATGAAAATAGCACACAGGCGGAAAGTTATGTAGGTCATCAGCTTCCAGATTTAGTAGGTGCATATGTAACAATGATTGCAAGCTTAGTCCTGATGCTGTGCTTTGACTGGCACATTGGACTTCCATTGCTGTTATTGTTTGGAATTGGTTTTATGCTTCAGTTTATGTTAATGGGAAAAGACAGCATGAAATTTATGCAGAACTATCAGGATTCATTAGAGACAATGAATCATGAAGCAGTGGAGTACATACGAGGCATATCAGTTGTGAAAGTATTTGGACAGACAGTGCAGTCTTTCACAAAGTTTAATAGAGCCATTAAGGATTATAGTGATAATGCGATGGCATTTACAATGGCATGTCGTACAGGTGTGGTGGCGTTTACGGCAGTAATTAACTCACCATTTCTGGTATTAATACCGGCGGCAGTTCTGTCAGGTGTTTTTTCAGATAATATGGTTCATTTTACGGAAAATTTTCTGTTTTATCTGATTTTCACGCCGGCATGTGGTGTTATGTTAAATAAAATTATGTATATGAGCAACTATAAGATGCAGGCACAGGAATCTATGCGCAGAATCGATATGATTTTAAATGCAGAGCAGCAGAGTGAAGCAGAGAATCCGAAGCAGAAAACGGGTAATGATATTGTTTTTGAGAATGTAACCTTTTCTTATGAAAATGCTCTGAATCCAGCAGTTAAAAATCTTGGTTTTGTGGTAAAGGAAGGTACAACAACAGCATTGGTGGGACCTTCAGGTTGTGGAAAAAGTACAACTGCCAGCCTGATACCACGTTTTTATGATGTGACAGAAGGAGAGATAAAAATTGGTGGTGTTGATGTTAGAGAATTGTCTCAGGCAGATTTGATGAAAAACGTTGCCTTTGTGTTCCAGAATCCGAAGCTCTTTAAAGAGTCTTTATTAGACAACATCTGTGCAGGGCGGCGGGATGCCAACAGAGAAGAAGCATTACATGCCGCGCATCTGGCACAATGTGATGATATTTTGGCAAATTTCCCAGACGGAATTGATGCGGTGGTAGGAAGCAAAGGAGTGTATCTTTCTGGTGGAGAAGTGCAGAGAATTGCAATTGCAAGAGCAATTTTAAAGGATGCTCCGATTATTGTATTAGATGAGGCGACAGCATTTGCTGACCCGGAGAATGAAGTACAGATTCAGAAAGCACTGACCGAATTGACAGAAGGAAAGACGGTGATTATGATTGCGCATCGATTGTCGGCGATTCAGGGGGTAGACCAGATTCTTGTAATGAAGGATGGAGAACTTGCAGAGCAGGGA
- a CDS encoding helix-turn-helix domain-containing protein, whose protein sequence is MKNKKWYSSETKVIAEQVNYIKLDYGCTGKGELTIYDIFQGVYLYFMDMDTSDIFPTQNFPEQMISISHCRKGQYECQFPNQTLDCLSEGQFSINGTEYLPVCFSFPLKKYEGLSIVLDMQAIPQQVQQLMQVFGIDFGRLMCLMNGEKHWYVSPPSKELADIFEAVYQGKREESTDYFRIKVMEVLYHIEKTQIENRFDGRYFNREQVQITKGVKEYLISHIDENISVEKLVVSSGININIFYQIFMEIYGETPYAYLKRYRMNVAAVQLLTGERRIGDIAMELGYSNASKFAKAFYSVYGELPREYRKKRR, encoded by the coding sequence GTGAAGAATAAAAAGTGGTACAGCAGTGAGACAAAAGTGATAGCAGAGCAGGTAAATTACATAAAACTTGATTATGGGTGTACTGGAAAGGGAGAATTGACAATATATGATATCTTTCAAGGAGTGTATTTATACTTTATGGATATGGATACTTCCGATATATTTCCAACCCAAAATTTCCCTGAGCAAATGATTAGCATTAGTCATTGTAGAAAAGGACAATATGAATGTCAGTTCCCAAATCAGACATTAGATTGTCTGTCGGAAGGGCAGTTTAGTATTAATGGAACAGAGTATTTACCAGTATGCTTTTCTTTTCCACTTAAAAAGTATGAAGGGCTGTCTATAGTATTAGATATGCAGGCAATACCACAGCAGGTGCAACAGTTGATGCAGGTGTTTGGAATTGACTTTGGACGATTAATGTGTCTGATGAATGGAGAAAAACACTGGTATGTCAGCCCGCCGTCAAAAGAACTTGCTGATATATTTGAAGCAGTATATCAGGGAAAAAGAGAAGAAAGTACGGATTATTTTAGAATTAAAGTAATGGAGGTACTTTACCATATAGAAAAGACTCAGATTGAAAATCGTTTCGATGGCAGATATTTTAATAGAGAACAGGTACAGATAACAAAGGGGGTAAAAGAGTACTTGATTTCTCATATTGATGAAAATATATCTGTGGAGAAATTAGTAGTTTCATCAGGAATTAATATAAATATTTTTTATCAAATATTTATGGAAATATATGGAGAAACTCCCTATGCATACTTAAAAAGATATCGTATGAATGTGGCTGCAGTCCAACTGCTGACGGGAGAACGACGGATTGGTGATATTGCAATGGAATTAGGATATTCCAATGCAAGCAAATTCGCTAAGGCTTTTTATTCGGTATATGGAGAATTGCCGAGAGAGTACAGGAAAAAAAGAAGATAA
- a CDS encoding nucleoside hydrolase: MKKIIFDCDNTIGVEDCDVDDGLTLLYLLGCKDVEILGITNCFGNNETETVYANTLSFLKEIGRSDIKVYKGGLTPGDYDNEATKFIIDTLNSEDEVHILATGSLTNLAGALVKDEAAFNKVKSITLMGGITSPLVVGGLTINELNFSVDYEATFKVLTSGVPISIATGNNCLKVIFEVEKFKEELLSSGSQIGKYIVDKTNYWFERNERKYGIKAFCNWDVTAGSYLVSPNNFTDDRAYYKLSKEDLKTGFLRKSEEGEHNSVLNLPQITDEEGFVKEVYRGFKEADIKL; this comes from the coding sequence ATGAAAAAAATAATATTTGACTGCGACAATACTATAGGTGTAGAAGACTGTGATGTGGATGATGGCTTAACTCTTCTTTATCTATTAGGATGCAAAGATGTTGAAATCTTAGGAATTACAAACTGCTTCGGCAATAACGAGACTGAAACGGTATATGCCAACACACTTAGCTTTCTTAAGGAAATAGGAAGAAGTGATATCAAGGTGTATAAGGGAGGACTGACTCCCGGAGATTATGACAATGAAGCCACCAAGTTCATAATAGATACCCTTAATTCAGAGGATGAGGTACATATACTGGCAACAGGCTCTCTTACCAACCTTGCAGGTGCACTGGTAAAGGATGAGGCGGCTTTTAACAAGGTAAAATCCATCACCCTTATGGGAGGAATAACCTCCCCTTTAGTCGTAGGTGGACTTACAATCAATGAGTTAAATTTCTCTGTGGATTATGAGGCTACATTCAAGGTATTAACTTCTGGAGTGCCTATCAGCATAGCTACAGGAAACAACTGCCTAAAGGTAATATTTGAGGTGGAAAAATTCAAGGAAGAGCTTCTTTCAAGTGGCTCACAGATAGGTAAATACATAGTAGACAAGACTAATTACTGGTTTGAAAGAAATGAAAGAAAATATGGCATCAAGGCCTTTTGTAACTGGGATGTAACCGCCGGATCATACCTTGTGAGTCCTAATAATTTCACTGATGACAGAGCTTATTATAAGCTCTCCAAAGAAGACCTTAAGACAGGCTTTCTTAGAAAGAGTGAAGAAGGAGAGCATAACTCTGTGTTAAATCTTCCACAGATAACTGATGAGGAAGGCTTTGTAAAAGAGGTGTATAGAGGATTTAAAGAGGCGGATATAAAGTTATAG
- a CDS encoding ABC transporter ATP-binding protein produces the protein MSLSVKGLNVSYGKNHILKDINLEIESGEFVSILGKSGCGKTTLIKSIAGLLETDNGDINIFDKNVAGLPPEKRQTVIVFQDLRLFPHMNVEDNIAFAMKLKKMDKAVIKEKVDKLLTQVRLSGYEKRKVSRLSGGQMQRVALARALGAEPKLLLLDEPFASLDEDLRKEMGELVRRLHRENGITTVMITHDKEEAMELSDRLALMEEGRILAFDSPEGLYNSPKDEKIAAMLGDVNLFCGKVEGNTFTSDIISFKTDKKPGKYKLLLRPSELDVDNKGELGIKVSLKQISFGGEITELILEAEENEYKVRLPYGEFTKAEIKNGDELRLISRKNNDIILLEE, from the coding sequence ATGAGTTTAAGTGTAAAAGGATTGAATGTAAGCTATGGGAAAAACCACATACTTAAGGATATCAATCTTGAGATAGAAAGTGGTGAATTTGTCTCCATACTCGGGAAAAGCGGCTGTGGCAAGACCACCCTTATAAAGAGTATAGCAGGACTTTTAGAAACTGATAACGGAGATATAAACATCTTTGATAAGAATGTAGCAGGACTTCCACCTGAAAAAAGGCAGACTGTGATAGTGTTTCAGGACTTGAGGCTATTTCCGCATATGAATGTAGAGGATAACATCGCCTTTGCCATGAAGCTTAAGAAGATGGACAAGGCAGTAATCAAAGAAAAGGTCGATAAGCTGCTAACTCAGGTAAGGCTCTCAGGCTATGAGAAAAGAAAGGTGAGCAGGCTTTCGGGAGGACAGATGCAGAGAGTGGCACTTGCAAGGGCACTTGGAGCCGAGCCTAAGCTCCTCCTCCTTGATGAGCCATTTGCAAGCCTTGATGAAGACCTCAGAAAGGAAATGGGGGAGCTTGTAAGGAGGCTGCACAGGGAAAATGGCATAACCACTGTGATGATAACCCATGACAAAGAAGAGGCCATGGAGCTGTCTGACAGGCTTGCCCTTATGGAAGAGGGGAGAATCCTCGCCTTTGACAGTCCTGAGGGGCTTTATAACAGTCCAAAAGATGAGAAAATTGCAGCTATGTTAGGCGATGTGAACCTCTTTTGCGGCAAGGTGGAAGGAAACACCTTTACATCTGATATAATTAGCTTTAAAACTGATAAAAAGCCGGGGAAATATAAACTCCTTCTTCGTCCAAGCGAATTAGATGTGGATAACAAGGGAGAATTGGGGATAAAGGTCAGCTTAAAGCAGATATCTTTTGGGGGTGAGATTACCGAGCTGATACTTGAGGCAGAAGAAAATGAATACAAGGTAAGGCTTCCTTACGGAGAATTTACCAAAGCAGAGATTAAAAATGGCGATGAACTAAGGCTTATAAGCAGGAAGAACAATGATATTATACTTTTGGAGGAATAG
- a CDS encoding ABC transporter ATP-binding protein has protein sequence MINNIMNFIGSILFSFKTLKKVSFMYSFIKNISNILLPIIAIFMTYLVKDIVDKLASKDIGDLASITVCVLIYCTLKIIIGFLNGCIEYSTEMESNKLRRNMGEDTIKKSLELDIEWYDNATLYDELQYVQYNYNSIANLTNGIIEIFSSIISLAVICIIALDKLWIYTIIMIISCIPSGIAKFSFTKKIYKFNIDRLSEERKVDYIVSLVTDKNYAQDFRQYPIKSLLLSKYRIICELMFGERRKILFKKLIVSSISLLLPEIVLLGIILSVIFKISRNEMTVGDFSLYVGLMSQLCGNMSRVVYSIDGIIEDSNKVSFYKQFINKKNNVNDGFRHIKDIKTIELKKISFKYPFTENYIFKNLSLHINSGDKIAIVGENGAGKSTMIKLLLRFYDVDEGEIVINGFNIKDYVVEELRSCIGIYFQNNNNYAFKIIENITLRESTDINSSNVVEALKLSGLNKVIKNKKINLSSYNTKLFNKDGVELSGGENQKLSLARTIYMNKKLLIFDEPSAFLDAKSEYEFFKDIRNKYKDRTLIYISHRLTNIVKSDRIVVIKNGEVIEEGFFDELMNNKGVFYEYYRLYK, from the coding sequence ATGATTAATAATATTATGAATTTTATAGGTAGCATATTATTTAGCTTTAAGACCTTGAAAAAGGTATCATTTATGTATTCATTTATAAAGAATATAAGCAATATATTATTGCCCATTATTGCAATATTTATGACATATTTAGTAAAGGACATTGTTGATAAACTTGCATCCAAAGACATAGGGGATTTAGCCTCGATAACAGTCTGTGTTTTAATATACTGTACACTTAAAATAATTATTGGATTCTTAAATGGATGTATAGAGTATTCGACAGAGATGGAAAGTAATAAATTAAGAAGGAATATGGGCGAAGACACAATAAAAAAATCCTTAGAGCTTGATATAGAATGGTATGATAATGCAACGTTGTATGATGAATTACAATATGTGCAGTATAATTATAATTCAATTGCAAATTTAACAAATGGAATTATTGAAATATTTTCTTCGATAATATCACTAGCAGTCATATGTATTATTGCACTTGATAAGTTATGGATTTATACAATAATTATGATAATTTCTTGTATACCATCTGGAATTGCGAAGTTTAGTTTTACAAAAAAAATCTATAAATTCAATATTGATAGACTATCAGAAGAAAGAAAAGTAGACTATATTGTTTCACTTGTTACAGACAAAAATTATGCACAAGATTTTAGACAATACCCAATTAAATCATTGCTATTATCAAAATATAGAATAATATGTGAATTAATGTTTGGGGAGAGAAGAAAAATACTATTTAAAAAACTAATTGTTTCTAGCATAAGCTTACTATTGCCAGAGATTGTTTTGCTAGGGATTATTTTGAGTGTAATTTTTAAAATATCAAGAAATGAAATGACAGTTGGAGATTTTTCATTATATGTGGGATTAATGTCGCAGCTTTGTGGCAATATGTCGAGGGTTGTATATAGCATTGATGGTATAATTGAAGACAGTAACAAAGTAAGTTTTTATAAACAATTTATAAATAAAAAAAATAATGTTAATGATGGATTTAGGCATATCAAAGATATTAAAACTATAGAGTTAAAGAAAATATCATTTAAATACCCATTTACAGAAAATTATATATTTAAGAATTTAAGTTTGCATATTAACAGTGGAGATAAGATTGCTATAGTAGGCGAAAACGGAGCTGGAAAATCAACAATGATAAAGTTGTTGCTGAGATTTTATGATGTTGACGAAGGTGAAATTGTAATTAATGGATTTAATATAAAAGATTATGTAGTTGAAGAATTGAGAAGTTGTATTGGTATATATTTTCAAAATAACAATAATTATGCATTCAAAATAATAGAAAATATAACATTAAGAGAAAGTACAGATATTAATTCGAGTAATGTAGTTGAAGCCCTGAAGTTAAGCGGACTTAATAAAGTTATAAAGAATAAAAAAATTAATTTATCTTCATATAATACTAAGTTATTTAATAAAGATGGAGTAGAATTATCAGGAGGAGAAAATCAAAAGTTATCACTGGCAAGAACAATATACATGAATAAGAAGTTATTGATTTTCGACGAACCATCGGCTTTTTTAGATGCAAAGTCTGAGTATGAATTTTTTAAGGATATAAGAAATAAATACAAAGATAGAACTTTAATTTATATTTCACATAGACTAACTAATATAGTAAAATCAGATCGGATTGTTGTTATTAAAAATGGAGAAGTTATAGAAGAGGGATTTTTTGACGAACTTATGAACAATAAAGGGGTATTCTATGAGTATTATAGATTATACAAGTAA
- a CDS encoding S8/S53 family peptidase — MKIAIIDSGIDSRIESNSIISKRNYTSETINDKLGHGTNMYRIISERCKSADYIICKVLNDIGTSTIDQCCHALSDLIDDDVDIVCMPVAIRNIVSYDKVKTIIKLCDKLVERGKVIICSYSNRDCESYPAKLDNVIGIFGGFFQTENEFWYYVEKKNIVVDFSPQCVRSIGGRREFFSGNSKACAVATAMLSNNVSDIKKIYEYLMYNAYKKEWNTEDINRNFNTILDGNYNTEIKIKINKAEFKTFCKNKLSKYIDDNFFENKIMVVPHYYDRIYHLEDILSLMENYYRISIHSDMVDAKDFINFEQLFIAINRWLND, encoded by the coding sequence ATGAAGATTGCAATAATTGACAGTGGAATTGATAGTAGAATTGAATCTAATAGTATAATATCTAAGAGGAATTATACTAGTGAAACGATTAACGATAAGCTAGGACATGGTACAAATATGTATCGGATAATATCTGAGAGATGTAAAAGTGCAGATTATATAATATGTAAAGTATTAAATGATATTGGCACTTCTACAATAGATCAATGTTGTCATGCTTTATCAGATTTGATTGATGATGATGTCGACATTGTCTGTATGCCAGTTGCTATAAGAAATATAGTTTCATATGATAAAGTAAAAACAATAATAAAGTTATGTGATAAACTCGTAGAAAGAGGTAAAGTAATTATATGTTCATATAGTAATAGAGACTGTGAATCATATCCAGCAAAACTAGATAATGTGATAGGTATTTTTGGAGGTTTTTTTCAGACGGAAAATGAATTTTGGTATTATGTAGAAAAGAAAAATATAGTAGTTGACTTTAGCCCACAATGTGTAAGGAGTATAGGAGGAAGAAGAGAATTTTTTTCGGGTAATAGTAAGGCCTGTGCTGTGGCAACTGCAATGTTAAGTAATAATGTATCTGACATAAAAAAAATATATGAGTATTTAATGTATAATGCTTATAAAAAAGAATGGAATACAGAAGATATAAATAGAAATTTTAATACTATACTAGATGGGAATTATAACACAGAAATTAAAATTAAAATAAATAAAGCCGAATTCAAAACATTTTGCAAAAATAAATTATCAAAATATATTGATGATAATTTTTTTGAAAATAAAATCATGGTTGTTCCACATTATTATGACAGAATTTATCATTTGGAAGATATCCTGTCACTAATGGAGAATTACTACAGAATATCTATACACTCCGATATGGTGGATGCAAAGGACTTTATAAATTTTGAGCAATTATTTATAGCTATAAATAGGTGGTTAAATGATTAA
- a CDS encoding ABC transporter ATP-binding protein, whose amino-acid sequence MEIKVKGLCKGYEDKIALNELSFHIEEGMYGLLGANGAGKTTLIRILAGILEKDAGEISYGGEKIKDINEIRHRIGYIPQKFSFYPNMTVFEIMDYFSELNEVKKNKENIIKNLLELVHLEECKMMKTKALSGGMKQRLGIAVSLIGNPDLLLVDEPTVGLDPMERIHFSNVLTTFSRDRTIIISSHIVSDIESTCKRLLILDNGRNVYDGTKDELMRRCKGSVWELKISEDDSIKFEKEYLVSKKDLLEDGVRLRVLSKEKPIESAYEVMPTLNDSYLFLVNKE is encoded by the coding sequence ATGGAAATAAAAGTAAAAGGACTTTGTAAGGGTTATGAAGATAAGATAGCTCTTAACGAACTCAGCTTTCATATAGAGGAAGGAATGTATGGGCTGCTAGGTGCCAATGGTGCTGGAAAAACAACACTTATAAGAATATTGGCTGGAATTCTTGAAAAAGATGCAGGAGAGATTTCATACGGAGGAGAAAAGATAAAGGATATTAATGAAATAAGACACAGAATAGGCTACATACCCCAAAAATTTTCGTTTTATCCCAATATGACTGTATTTGAGATTATGGATTATTTTTCAGAACTTAATGAAGTAAAAAAAAATAAAGAAAATATAATTAAAAATTTGCTTGAATTAGTTCATCTTGAAGAATGTAAAATGATGAAAACAAAAGCACTTTCAGGGGGGATGAAACAAAGGTTGGGAATAGCAGTTTCACTTATAGGCAACCCGGATTTACTCTTAGTAGATGAGCCGACAGTAGGCTTAGACCCTATGGAACGGATACATTTTAGCAATGTGCTTACTACATTTTCAAGAGATAGGACGATAATCATTTCATCACATATAGTTTCAGATATTGAATCTACCTGCAAAAGATTACTTATACTTGATAACGGAAGAAATGTATATGATGGAACTAAAGATGAGCTTATGAGGAGATGTAAAGGTAGTGTGTGGGAATTAAAAATAAGTGAGGATGACTCAATAAAGTTTGAGAAAGAGTATCTTGTATCAAAGAAAGATTTATTGGAAGATGGCGTGAGGCTAAGAGTTTTATCAAAAGAGAAGCCGATAGAATCAGCATATGAAGTTATGCCAACACTCAATGACTCGTATTTATTTTTGGTGAATAAAGAGTGA
- a CDS encoding ABC transporter permease: MFWIEMKKNTFSTAFLVAIILMLGFTFISISPEVEYYYSKPLSPGEFIYFKLKEDIRHSSMVVYGGEEGNGIPVDLNITDEIRANLKKIIIEINPMYDEKEKMSNVKIKLTDNKVLELINNFEKTIGYRTNYHYGEKSGLYSVYRHKRFGINRTHEDNRNTIEEETNDFNYSLRIGLSEGYARYFMNYLGILAGLISAVISATIFIKDRQNHVTEMLYVSNSKSSKIVFTRIISVVMPISSITLLISIAGAIYFHYELGTYGYHISYIPFIKYWLIWIVPTILIMVALSVFLDIWLNNVFIVIGTQFIIWLLSIATFIGNYEFWRVIIRFSSFGIDNYYDSVKNEIYINRIFMLFLSIIVIIISIIIFDRNRRGRTHEKKMNKIKNFLNSNLNINESKDLQCKSRNFLAYQFKFAFRGNILISLLFLLLLLVRFMNRDMNEYDVKTTGENIIIFFSMFILLPMCNIENKNNVAEFTYTCKISYIRIFFTRFIIGIMITLSFIIFSLYLMSAMNNINFGWWFLSICISSVYLGLFGVIFSEISGRDLAGYIAYLGYYLFCAIGKKNLALLNVCCYTNELRYSVISLIAGIYIMLVILFFIIKGKELGKG, encoded by the coding sequence ATGTTTTGGATTGAAATGAAGAAGAATACATTTTCAACCGCATTTTTGGTGGCTATAATTTTGATGTTAGGATTTACGTTTATATCGATTTCCCCTGAAGTGGAATATTATTACAGCAAGCCATTAAGTCCGGGAGAGTTTATTTATTTTAAATTAAAGGAAGATATAAGACATAGTAGCATGGTTGTTTATGGTGGGGAGGAAGGCAATGGAATCCCGGTTGATTTGAATATTACCGATGAAATAAGAGCAAATTTAAAAAAAATAATAATAGAAATAAACCCCATGTATGACGAGAAAGAAAAAATGTCTAATGTTAAAATAAAATTAACTGACAATAAAGTTTTAGAATTAATAAATAACTTCGAAAAAACAATAGGATACAGAACAAACTATCATTATGGGGAGAAATCAGGACTTTATAGTGTTTATAGACACAAAAGATTTGGGATAAATAGAACGCATGAGGATAATCGCAATACAATAGAAGAGGAAACGAATGATTTCAATTATTCATTAAGGATAGGCTTATCAGAAGGATATGCGAGGTATTTTATGAATTATTTAGGAATATTGGCTGGACTTATTTCAGCAGTCATATCAGCTACAATTTTCATAAAAGACAGGCAAAATCATGTTACAGAAATGTTATATGTTTCAAATAGTAAAAGCTCTAAAATTGTATTTACTAGAATTATTTCTGTAGTTATGCCTATTAGTTCTATTACATTACTTATCTCAATTGCTGGAGCTATATATTTTCATTATGAACTGGGAACATATGGTTACCACATTTCTTATATCCCATTCATAAAATATTGGCTTATTTGGATTGTACCTACAATACTGATTATGGTCGCATTATCAGTTTTTTTAGATATCTGGCTCAATAATGTATTTATTGTAATTGGAACGCAGTTTATTATATGGTTATTGTCAATAGCTACATTTATTGGAAATTATGAATTTTGGAGAGTTATAATAAGATTCAGTTCATTTGGGATAGACAATTATTATGACAGTGTAAAAAATGAAATATATATAAATCGGATTTTTATGTTGTTTTTATCGATTATAGTTATAATTATTTCTATAATTATATTTGACAGAAATAGAAGGGGGAGAACGCATGAGAAGAAGATGAATAAGATAAAAAATTTCCTTAATAGTAATTTAAATATAAACGAATCTAAGGATTTGCAATGTAAAAGTAGAAATTTTTTAGCTTATCAATTTAAATTCGCATTTCGTGGCAATATATTAATTAGTCTATTATTCTTGTTATTATTGCTTGTAAGGTTCATGAACAGAGATATGAACGAATACGATGTAAAAACAACTGGTGAAAACATAATTATATTTTTTTCTATGTTCATACTGTTACCAATGTGCAATATAGAAAATAAAAATAATGTTGCCGAGTTCACCTATACTTGTAAAATATCATACATTAGAATATTTTTTACAAGATTCATAATAGGAATTATGATTACGTTAAGTTTTATAATATTTTCGCTATATCTTATGTCTGCCATGAATAATATAAATTTTGGATGGTGGTTTTTGTCGATTTGTATAAGTTCTGTATATCTGGGATTATTTGGAGTGATATTTTCGGAGATATCTGGTAGGGATTTAGCGGGATACATTGCTTACTTGGGGTATTATTTGTTTTGTGCAATAGGGAAAAAAAATTTAGCGTTACTAAATGTATGCTGTTACACTAACGAACTTAGATATTCCGTAATAAGCTTGATAGCTGGCATTTATATAATGCTAGTGATACTGTTCTTTATAATAAAAGGAAAGGAGTTAGGTAAAGGATAA